From Primulina tabacum isolate GXHZ01 chromosome 2, ASM2559414v2, whole genome shotgun sequence, one genomic window encodes:
- the LOC142536890 gene encoding aspartic proteinase nepenthesin-1-like, translating to MYLFKFACNGLINYPQEFQRMASFHVSWYSVASLIMVLALIASFASPAVSTSRLMGRSDLKNGFEVTLKRVDSGGNFTKFELLKRAMGRGRKRVERIHAMVLAAVDVGVEAPIHAGNGEFLMEISIGTPPVSYHAIIDTGSDLIWTQCKTCTRCFDQPSPLFDPEKSSSFSKLPCSSNLCTALPMSSCSDGNCEYLYTYGDASSTQGFMATETFSFDNVSVPNIGFGCGLDNEGGGFNQGAGLVGLGRGPLSLVSQLDEPKFSYCLTSIESTKISKLLMGSLASDIDLSRDTKTTPLIKNPSSPSFYYLSLKGISVGDTLVPIKSSTFAIKKDGTGGVIIDSGTTITYLEKQAFELVKNEFVSQSKYPVVEASDNTQLDLCFTIPSNSQEIEVPTLVFHFEGADLVLPGDNYFIADSSGIMCLAMGSSHGLSILGNYQQQNLLVVHDLVKETMSFVPKQCG from the coding sequence ATGTATTTATTCAAATTTGCATGCAACGGATTGATTAATTACcctcaagaatttcaaagaaTGGCTTCATTTCATGTTTCTTGGTATTCAGTGGCATCATTAATTATGGTTCTTGCTCTGATAGCTTCATTTGCTTCGCCTGCTGTTTCGACATCAAGGTTAATGGGCCGCTCCGATTTGAAAAACGGGTTCGAGGTGACGTTAAAACGTGTGGATTCTGGTGGAAACTTCACGAAATTCGAGCTGTTGAAACGTGCAATGGGACGTGGGAGGAAGAGGGTGGAAAGGATCCATGCAATGGTCCTCGCTGCGGTGGACGTAGGCGTAGAAGCTCCAATCCATGCAGGAAATGGTGAGTTTTTAATGGAGATATCCATCGGCACCCCACCAGTGTCGTATCATGCTATTATTGATACCGGTAGTGACCTAATATGGACTCAGTGTAAAACTTGCACACGGTGTTTTGATCAGCCGAGCCCTCTATTTGACCCGGAGAAATCGTCGTCTTTCTCAAagttaccatgctctagcaacCTTTGTACCGCACTCCCTATGTCGTCTTGCAGCGACGGAAACTGCGAGTATCTGTACACCTACGGTGACGCTTCTTCGACTCAGGGTTTTATGGCAACGGAAACTTTCTCTTTTGACAACGTTTCGGTCCCAAATATTGGATTCGGTTGTGGTCTCGACAATGAGGGTGGAGGGTTTAATCAAGGAGCGGGGCTCGTGGGACTAGGGCGTGGGCCACTATCGCTCGTTTCGCAACTCGACGAGCCCAAGTTCTCTTATTGTTTAACCTCGATAGAGTCCACCAAAATAAGCAAACTTTTGATGGGATCTCTAGCAAGCGATATTGACCTTTCACGTGACACAAAAACAACCCCTTTAATCAAGAATCCATCATCACCTTCTTTTTACTATCTTTCACTCAAAGGGATCAGCGTTGGTGACACACTTGTACCTATCAAGAGCTCTACCTTTGCAATCAAAAAGGACGGGACCGGGGGCGTGATCATCGATTCCGGGACTACGATAACGTATCTTGAAAAACAAGCATTCGAACTAgtgaaaaatgagtttgttTCTCAAAGCAAGTACCCCGTTGTGGAGGCATCAGACAACACTCAACTCGATCTGTGCTTCACTATTCCATCGAACTCCCAAGAAATCGAGGTGCCTACACTCGTATTTCATTTCGAGGGGGCGGATTTGGTGCTTCCGGGGGACAACTACTTCATTGCGGATTCGAGT